Proteins encoded within one genomic window of Couchioplanes caeruleus:
- a CDS encoding GOLPH3/VPS74 family protein, giving the protein MLADQFFLIAHEDRTGRSRLHPRATGLGLAAAMLGELMLEGRLRIFDGDLYIESRQPPRDSLSHSVLELLIAQPQHREVRTWLAYLSQDAADRVGERLMRVGAVESVTRRRMLSTQTFYMPNNEAQRNAAAWAPMRLANIMVRGLQMSVSDRLLAGLVVATGLTRHVLWDFEVHRHALTQLPTAIGTLPEDFRQLIEQTEASVGSVLAVGRR; this is encoded by the coding sequence GTGCTGGCTGACCAGTTCTTCCTGATCGCACACGAGGACCGGACCGGCCGGTCACGTCTGCACCCCCGGGCAACCGGCCTGGGGCTCGCCGCGGCAATGCTCGGCGAATTGATGCTCGAGGGACGCCTGCGGATCTTCGACGGCGATCTCTACATCGAGAGCCGCCAGCCGCCGCGGGACTCGCTGTCCCATTCCGTGCTGGAATTGCTCATCGCCCAGCCGCAGCACCGCGAAGTGCGCACCTGGCTGGCATATCTGTCACAGGACGCGGCCGACCGGGTGGGGGAGCGGCTGATGCGCGTCGGCGCGGTGGAATCCGTGACCCGACGCCGGATGCTGAGTACCCAGACCTTCTATATGCCCAACAACGAGGCGCAGCGCAACGCGGCGGCGTGGGCACCGATGCGGCTCGCCAACATCATGGTCCGCGGCCTGCAGATGTCGGTGAGCGACCGGCTGCTCGCCGGTCTGGTCGTCGCGACCGGCCTGACCCGCCACGTCCTGTGGGACTTCGAGGTGCACCGTCACGCCCTGACCCAGCTCCCCACCGCCATCGGCACCCTGCCGGAGGACTTCCGTCAGTTGATCGAGCAGACCGAGGCGTCCGTCGGCTCGGTGCTCGCCGTCGGGCGCAGGTGA
- a CDS encoding PadR family transcriptional regulator has protein sequence MPRIPHTSPQTLCLFEALLADPAQWRYGYDLSKQTSLASGTLYPILMRLADQGLLETGWEPSGEPGRPPRHMYRLSSDGLVLARQRLADRSSAAAAAAVVRRRPGPIAQARTAGGAA, from the coding sequence GTGCCAAGAATCCCTCACACCTCACCTCAGACTCTGTGCCTGTTCGAGGCGCTGCTCGCCGACCCGGCCCAGTGGCGCTACGGCTACGACCTGAGCAAGCAGACGTCGCTGGCCTCGGGCACCTTGTATCCGATCCTGATGCGGCTGGCCGACCAAGGGCTCCTGGAAACCGGCTGGGAGCCGTCCGGTGAACCCGGCCGCCCGCCCCGGCACATGTACCGACTGAGCAGTGACGGGCTGGTGTTGGCGAGGCAGCGGCTCGCCGATCGCTCCAGCGCCGCCGCCGCTGCGGCCGTCGTCCGACGCCGCCCGGGCCCGATCGCGCAGGCGCGCACCGCGGGTGGTGCGGCATGA
- a CDS encoding APC family permease: MSEPDIVSTALARNRLGVPSVVFFGVAGAAPLTVVIGAITTIYAVVGNTAVPVVYLVVAGILSIFTVGFVAMSRHIVNSGAFYSYISHGLGRIPGVGAAFVALPAYALMQIGLFGLFGVVASGVLDGLGFQVGWFTCAIVAWVLVAVLGLLWVDLSGKVLAVLLIAEIVIVLVYDIVMVANPAGGSVSFATLSPAQVFTPEVAAMMVLAIGGFVGFEATVVLSEEAKDPRRTIARATHWAVILAGLLCGLSAWAMSVGAGPGNIVAAARAEETDLVFALVGPHLPEALINLGYVLFMTSIFAALLAFHAAVARYQFALGREGVLPHTWGYTHPRTGAPIVGSLSQSLLALGVLIVYRITGADPLVYLFAWLTVVGGLGVLILMWSASAAVIAFFLRHRHQENVWRGQVSPIVAFLLLSVILFATVYGLGDLLQVEAGSIFHWLFPTGYAVFAVVGFIWAVVMRAARPEVYAAIGRGADSGFIADAPRLKGSHTEPISARAMLAAGALPHEAPPEPPWDAPTEVSPPWSVPSQPSAPWDDEPSPTRQGPGEPPTWTPSPEQPPPWRTPPGPSASWHTPPGQGPWETPPEQPWETPPEPSRWK; encoded by the coding sequence ATGTCTGAGCCCGACATTGTCTCCACCGCCCTCGCACGAAACCGGCTCGGCGTTCCCTCGGTGGTCTTCTTCGGGGTGGCGGGCGCCGCCCCGCTCACCGTGGTCATCGGGGCCATCACGACGATCTACGCGGTCGTCGGCAACACCGCCGTGCCCGTGGTCTACCTGGTCGTCGCGGGGATCCTGTCGATCTTCACGGTCGGCTTCGTCGCGATGAGCCGGCACATCGTCAACAGCGGGGCGTTCTACTCGTATATCAGCCACGGGCTGGGCCGCATACCCGGCGTCGGCGCGGCGTTCGTGGCGCTGCCGGCCTACGCGCTGATGCAGATCGGCCTCTTCGGCCTCTTCGGCGTCGTCGCGTCCGGGGTGCTCGACGGGCTGGGCTTCCAGGTCGGCTGGTTCACCTGCGCCATCGTCGCCTGGGTGCTGGTCGCCGTGCTCGGCCTGCTCTGGGTCGACCTCAGCGGCAAGGTGCTCGCCGTCCTGCTGATCGCCGAGATCGTCATCGTGCTCGTCTACGACATCGTGATGGTGGCCAACCCGGCCGGCGGATCGGTGTCGTTCGCGACGCTGTCGCCGGCGCAGGTCTTCACCCCCGAGGTGGCGGCCATGATGGTGCTCGCCATCGGCGGTTTCGTCGGCTTCGAGGCGACGGTCGTGCTCTCGGAGGAGGCGAAGGACCCCCGCCGCACGATCGCCCGGGCGACCCACTGGGCCGTCATCCTCGCCGGGCTGCTCTGCGGACTGTCCGCCTGGGCCATGTCCGTGGGCGCGGGGCCGGGCAACATCGTGGCGGCGGCCCGGGCGGAGGAGACCGACCTGGTCTTCGCGCTGGTCGGCCCGCACCTGCCCGAGGCGCTGATCAACCTCGGCTACGTCCTCTTCATGACCAGCATCTTCGCCGCGCTGTTGGCCTTCCACGCCGCGGTGGCGCGCTACCAGTTCGCGCTCGGCCGCGAGGGCGTGCTGCCGCACACGTGGGGATACACCCATCCGCGCACCGGCGCGCCGATCGTCGGATCGCTGTCGCAGAGCCTGCTCGCGCTCGGCGTGCTCATCGTCTACCGGATCACCGGTGCCGACCCGCTGGTCTATCTCTTCGCATGGCTCACCGTCGTGGGCGGCCTGGGCGTACTCATCCTCATGTGGAGCGCCTCGGCCGCGGTGATCGCGTTCTTCCTGCGGCACCGCCACCAGGAGAACGTCTGGCGCGGCCAGGTGTCGCCGATCGTCGCCTTCCTGCTGTTGAGCGTCATCCTGTTCGCGACCGTCTACGGCCTCGGCGACCTGCTGCAGGTGGAAGCCGGCTCGATCTTCCACTGGCTCTTCCCGACCGGCTACGCCGTCTTCGCCGTCGTCGGCTTCATCTGGGCGGTCGTCATGCGCGCGGCCCGCCCCGAGGTGTACGCCGCGATCGGCCGGGGCGCGGACAGCGGGTTCATCGCCGACGCACCCCGCCTCAAGGGCTCGCACACCGAGCCGATCAGCGCCCGCGCGATGCTCGCCGCCGGTGCCCTGCCGCACGAGGCCCCGCCCGAGCCGCCGTGGGACGCCCCCACCGAGGTGTCCCCGCCGTGGTCGGTTCCGTCCCAGCCCTCGGCGCCGTGGGACGACGAGCCCTCCCCGACGCGGCAGGGCCCCGGGGAACCACCGACCTGGACGCCTTCGCCCGAGCAGCCCCCGCCATGGCGGACCCCGCCGGGCCCGTCGGCGTCCTGGCACACCCCTCCCGGGCAGGGACCCTGGGAGACCCCGCCCGAACAGCCGTGGGAGACCCCACCCGAGCCGTCCCGCTGGAAGTAG
- a CDS encoding DUF397 domain-containing protein: MPAHHLNAAVWKKSSRSNGNGGNNCVEVAVLDTAVAVRDSKNPSGPALVFEPARWNEFVNSVQNGEFDINR; encoded by the coding sequence ATGCCAGCGCACCATCTCAACGCTGCCGTTTGGAAAAAGAGCAGTCGCAGCAACGGAAACGGCGGCAACAACTGTGTCGAGGTCGCAGTCCTCGACACAGCCGTCGCCGTACGCGACAGCAAGAACCCTTCCGGTCCCGCTCTCGTCTTCGAACCGGCCCGCTGGAACGAGTTCGTCAACTCGGTGCAGAACGGCGAGTTCGATATCAACCGCTGA
- a CDS encoding helix-turn-helix domain-containing protein, with amino-acid sequence MDEGPTLRRRRLGTELKRCRERAGLTQENVSRHFEWHAAKVTRIETARVAVTPRDVRDLLLLYGVEDEQYRDALLELARSSRQKTWWTDYRDIMRPGNFIGLEAEASSLRDWGPIIVPGLLQTEAYIRALMRTGRATDSPQHIDRRVSLRLKRQGRLTGANPLELLAIIDESVVRRSVGGPDVMDGQLRHLIDAAKLPNVTLQILPFDAGEHPFLGGSAALLEFRETTHLDVVYLEGLAGDLYEEQHSEVARYRAEFEALSARALDPRLTLKMIESLLRA; translated from the coding sequence ATGGACGAGGGACCTACGCTGCGCCGACGTCGCCTGGGCACCGAATTGAAACGGTGCCGCGAGCGGGCCGGACTGACCCAGGAAAACGTTTCGCGCCATTTTGAATGGCACGCCGCCAAGGTCACCCGGATCGAGACCGCGCGGGTCGCCGTCACCCCCCGCGACGTCCGGGACCTGCTGCTGCTCTACGGCGTCGAGGACGAGCAGTATCGCGACGCCCTGCTCGAACTGGCCCGCTCGTCGCGCCAGAAGACCTGGTGGACGGACTACCGCGACATCATGCGGCCCGGCAACTTCATCGGCCTCGAGGCCGAGGCGTCGTCCCTGCGCGACTGGGGGCCGATCATCGTGCCCGGCCTCCTGCAGACCGAGGCCTACATCCGTGCCCTGATGCGCACCGGCCGGGCCACGGACTCGCCGCAGCACATCGATCGTCGGGTCTCGTTGCGCCTCAAGCGGCAAGGGCGGCTGACCGGCGCGAACCCGCTCGAACTGCTCGCGATCATCGACGAGTCGGTGGTGCGGCGCTCGGTGGGCGGGCCCGACGTCATGGACGGACAGCTCCGCCATCTCATCGATGCCGCTAAATTACCGAACGTGACGCTGCAGATCTTGCCGTTCGACGCCGGCGAGCATCCCTTCCTCGGGGGTTCAGCAGCGCTTTTGGAGTTCCGCGAGACCACTCATTTGGATGTAGTTTACCTAGAGGGTCTTGCGGGAGACCTCTACGAAGAGCAACATTCAGAGGTCGCGCGTTACCGTGCGGAGTTCGAGGCGTTGAGTGCACGGGCCCTTGATCCGCGCCTGACCCTCAAAATGATCGAAAGCCTCCTGCGCGCGTAG
- a CDS encoding class I SAM-dependent methyltransferase produces the protein MFQPELVHTTAEVLAQLAGTGPALELGIGTGRVALPLARRGVPVHGIDLSRAMVARMRAKPGGDRIDVTNGPPVSRHRVAVGVRRLRPRHPGTDLELSVPLRRTGRTAQHPLPLRMARGARSHGPPRGPAAEAPLGRLGPCPLHRRQRSARLGLGKAALTHSVDGHNCTSTRPSTVS, from the coding sequence ATGTTCCAGCCGGAGCTCGTTCACACCACTGCGGAGGTGCTGGCGCAGCTCGCGGGCACCGGTCCGGCGCTGGAGCTGGGCATCGGCACGGGCCGCGTGGCACTCCCGCTGGCGCGGCGCGGAGTGCCCGTGCACGGCATCGATTTGTCCCGCGCCATGGTGGCGCGGATGCGCGCCAAGCCTGGCGGCGACCGGATCGACGTCACCAACGGTCCGCCCGTATCCCGCCACCGCGTCGCGGTGGGCGTACGACGACTACGACCTCGCCACCCAGGCACTGACCTCGAACTATCTGTTCCTCTCCGGCGGACGGGCCGAACAGCGCAGCATCCCCTTCCGCTACGTATGGCCCGCGGAGCTCGATCTCATGGCCCGCCTCGCGGGCCTGCGGCTGAGGCACCGCTGGGCCGGCTGGGACCGTGCCCCCTTCACCGGCGACAGCGCTCGGCACGTCTCGGTCTGGGAAAAGCCGCACTGACTCATTCGGTGGACGGCCACAACTGCACGAGCACCCGACCTTCCACGGTGTCCTGA
- a CDS encoding MFS transporter, giving the protein MAAITTGSGPASGSGTAPGAPTRWLGFGALILAVLLVSVDGTVLALAMPSISRDLAATGTQMLWIGDVYSFVLAGLLVTMGTLGDRIGRRRLLLYGAAGFGLVSAMIAYAPSAQWLIAGRVLLGVAGATLMPATLALIRTLFPDSRERSTAIGIWGAAMSAGAALGPVLGGFLLEHFWWGAAFLINVPVMAVLLVAGVKLLPESKNAEPGPWDLPSVALSMVGLFGAVFAIKEIAAHGPAAGNVSAAVAGAAALIAFARRQLRLPYPLIDVRLFRNRTFTGVIAAGMLSVLGLSGLVYFLSQYFQLVEGFSPLEAGLAELPAAIGSMVLGVLAGAAVRRTSVRAVLGGGTALSGLAMATLITIDASTPYLLLGTALFLMGAGMGLAFTVASDVILTVVPPEQAGAASAVSETAYELGMALGIATLGTVVTGAYRGLDLPADLPPELAAARDSLAGAVQAAVTLPPEPATALLDAARTAFTDGLALATTAGSILLLAAAAAVVALIKRQRPAGHEHRRPGVH; this is encoded by the coding sequence ATGGCCGCCATCACCACCGGCTCCGGCCCCGCCTCCGGCTCGGGCACCGCACCGGGCGCGCCGACCCGCTGGCTGGGCTTCGGCGCCCTGATCCTCGCGGTACTGCTCGTCTCGGTCGACGGCACCGTCCTGGCCCTGGCCATGCCGTCCATCAGCCGGGACCTCGCCGCGACCGGCACGCAGATGCTGTGGATCGGCGACGTCTACTCGTTCGTCCTCGCCGGCCTGCTGGTCACCATGGGCACCCTGGGCGACCGGATCGGCCGCCGCAGACTGCTGCTGTACGGGGCCGCCGGCTTCGGGCTCGTCTCCGCGATGATCGCCTACGCCCCCAGCGCGCAGTGGCTGATCGCGGGCCGCGTCCTGCTGGGCGTCGCCGGCGCGACGCTGATGCCTGCCACGCTCGCACTCATCCGCACGCTCTTCCCCGACAGCAGGGAACGCAGCACGGCGATCGGCATCTGGGGCGCCGCCATGTCCGCGGGCGCGGCGCTCGGCCCCGTCCTCGGCGGATTCCTCCTGGAGCACTTCTGGTGGGGCGCCGCCTTCCTCATCAACGTGCCCGTCATGGCGGTGCTGCTGGTGGCCGGCGTCAAACTCCTGCCCGAGTCGAAGAACGCCGAGCCGGGGCCGTGGGACCTGCCCAGCGTCGCGCTCTCCATGGTCGGCTTGTTCGGAGCGGTCTTCGCCATCAAGGAGATCGCCGCGCACGGGCCGGCCGCCGGAAACGTGAGCGCCGCCGTCGCCGGCGCGGCCGCGCTCATCGCCTTCGCCCGGCGTCAGCTCAGGCTGCCGTACCCGCTCATCGACGTCCGACTGTTCCGCAACCGCACGTTCACCGGCGTGATCGCGGCCGGCATGCTCTCGGTCCTCGGGCTCTCCGGACTGGTCTACTTCCTGTCGCAGTACTTCCAGCTCGTCGAGGGTTTCAGCCCCCTCGAGGCCGGCCTGGCCGAGCTGCCCGCCGCGATCGGCTCCATGGTGCTCGGCGTCCTGGCCGGCGCCGCAGTCCGCCGCACCTCCGTCCGCGCGGTCCTCGGCGGGGGGACGGCGCTCAGCGGCCTCGCCATGGCCACCCTGATCACGATCGACGCGTCTACTCCGTACCTGCTGCTCGGCACGGCCCTGTTCCTCATGGGTGCGGGCATGGGACTCGCCTTCACCGTGGCCAGCGACGTCATTCTGACCGTGGTGCCCCCGGAGCAGGCCGGTGCGGCGTCCGCGGTCTCCGAGACCGCCTACGAACTCGGCATGGCCCTCGGCATCGCCACCCTCGGCACGGTCGTCACCGGCGCCTACCGCGGCCTCGATCTGCCGGCCGACCTCCCGCCGGAGCTCGCCGCGGCCCGCGACTCCCTGGCCGGGGCGGTACAGGCCGCCGTCACACTGCCTCCGGAGCCGGCCACGGCGCTCCTGGACGCGGCCCGGACCGCCTTCACCGACGGACTCGCCCTCGCCACGACGGCCGGCAGCATCCTGCTCCTCGCCGCCGCGGCCGCGGTGGTGGCCCTCATCAAGCGGCAACGACCCGCCGGACACGAGCACCGCAGGCCCGGAGTGCACTGA
- a CDS encoding GNAT family N-acetyltransferase, protein MITLGESTGLRIERDDLAREQVRQLIAEHLADMHATSPAESVHALDHGGLRADGVSFWTVWDGAELLGCGALKELDPSAGEIKAMRTRPEARGRGVAAHLLAFLIDEARTRGYHSVSLETGTQDFFAPARRLYGRHGFVPCPPFADYTRDPNSTYLTLRLDSPAPAGG, encoded by the coding sequence ATGATCACGCTGGGGGAATCGACAGGTCTCAGGATCGAGCGGGACGACCTTGCCCGCGAGCAGGTTCGGCAGCTCATCGCCGAGCATCTCGCCGACATGCACGCGACCTCGCCCGCCGAGAGTGTGCATGCGCTGGACCACGGGGGGCTCCGCGCGGACGGGGTGTCGTTCTGGACCGTGTGGGACGGCGCAGAGCTGCTCGGCTGCGGCGCGTTGAAGGAGCTGGACCCGTCGGCGGGTGAGATCAAGGCGATGCGTACCCGCCCGGAGGCGCGCGGTCGCGGCGTCGCCGCCCACCTGCTCGCGTTCCTGATCGACGAGGCGCGCACCAGGGGCTACCACAGCGTCAGCCTGGAGACGGGTACCCAGGACTTCTTCGCACCGGCCCGGCGGCTCTACGGCCGGCACGGATTCGTCCCGTGCCCGCCCTTCGCGGACTACACGCGCGACCCGAACAGCACATACCTGACGCTCCGCCTCGACTCCCCCGCACCGGCCGGCGGATGA
- a CDS encoding type III PLP-dependent enzyme: MTVAPITQPRPGPVLEMRAERIVAALQTFRDAFPGVRPYYATKCNTHAGVLRTLREAGCDFEVASTQEVEILAGIGVPGPEVIFSNPVRAREQTARAAAAGVDRFSVDSVEELHRLSVEAPGARVYARLATFGQDSVVPSEGKFGVDVTGAVRLLLEARERGLVPYGITFHMGSQSLAPSALRRPLQDVAHAMDRLRRAGVRLEMVDIGGGFPAAYDEPVPPLADFGRAAAAEIAALPYPVEVFAEPGRCLVAEAGTFRCRVIGVAERPSGWWAHTDLGVFHGLMEVLESGGELRYPIHDTRGTRLRRCYHLTGPTCDSQDTFARDVLLSADLHEGDELLIGSAGAYTSVYASRFNGFAPPRVVLI, encoded by the coding sequence ATGACGGTCGCGCCGATCACCCAGCCACGCCCGGGGCCCGTGCTCGAGATGCGGGCCGAGCGCATCGTCGCCGCGCTGCAGACGTTCCGGGACGCGTTCCCCGGGGTGCGGCCGTACTACGCCACCAAGTGCAACACCCATGCCGGCGTACTGCGGACGCTGCGCGAGGCCGGGTGCGACTTCGAGGTCGCCTCCACGCAGGAGGTCGAGATCCTGGCCGGCATCGGCGTCCCCGGACCCGAGGTGATCTTCAGCAACCCGGTCCGGGCGCGGGAACAGACGGCCCGCGCGGCGGCCGCCGGCGTCGACCGGTTCAGCGTGGACTCCGTGGAAGAGCTGCACCGGCTGTCCGTGGAAGCCCCCGGCGCCCGGGTGTACGCGCGCCTCGCCACCTTCGGCCAGGACAGCGTCGTCCCCAGCGAGGGCAAGTTCGGCGTCGACGTCACCGGGGCGGTCCGGTTGCTGCTGGAGGCGCGCGAGCGGGGGCTGGTGCCGTACGGGATCACCTTCCACATGGGGTCGCAGTCGCTGGCGCCCTCGGCACTGCGGCGGCCGCTGCAGGACGTGGCCCACGCGATGGACCGGCTGCGACGAGCCGGGGTACGGCTCGAGATGGTCGACATCGGCGGCGGTTTCCCGGCGGCGTACGACGAGCCCGTCCCCCCGCTGGCCGACTTCGGGCGCGCCGCCGCCGCCGAGATCGCCGCGCTGCCGTACCCGGTGGAGGTCTTCGCCGAGCCGGGCCGCTGCCTCGTCGCCGAGGCCGGGACGTTCCGCTGCCGGGTGATCGGCGTCGCCGAGCGCCCGTCCGGGTGGTGGGCGCACACCGACCTGGGGGTGTTCCACGGCCTCATGGAGGTCCTCGAGTCCGGCGGCGAGCTGCGCTACCCGATCCACGACACCCGCGGCACGCGGCTGCGGCGCTGCTACCACCTGACCGGGCCCACCTGCGACAGCCAGGACACGTTCGCGCGCGACGTGCTGCTCTCGGCGGACCTGCACGAGGGCGACGAACTGCTGATCGGGTCGGCGGGGGCGTACACGAGCGTGTACGCGTCCCGGTTCAACGGGTTCGCCCCGCCGCGCGTGGTGCTGATCTGA
- the lepB gene encoding signal peptidase I, which yields MSTSIVTRRQRQDETFLRRLAYVVLAAAVRGRRGRPGGIWGEAVLAEFGETRGGWEAVRWAAGGLRAVWQERRARVRQLPRYTRISRRIVMVAVIGAVAGFLTNQYALTVRFVPSGGMSPTMLIGERFLIDKLGHRLAGIDHGDIVLVSMPAEAGSPSWTTVKRVVGLPGDTIECRDGKVFRNGRPVDEPYLPADPRAARTDCRTTTVPDGFLYLLGDHREVSRDSRDDVAYRQDTVEGRVLVQLWPSTE from the coding sequence ATGAGCACATCCATCGTGACCCGCCGGCAACGGCAGGACGAGACATTCCTGCGGCGGCTGGCGTACGTCGTGCTGGCCGCGGCGGTACGGGGGCGCCGCGGCCGGCCCGGCGGGATCTGGGGCGAGGCGGTCCTCGCCGAATTCGGCGAGACGCGCGGCGGCTGGGAGGCTGTGCGCTGGGCCGCGGGTGGGCTGCGCGCGGTCTGGCAGGAACGCCGGGCCCGGGTCCGGCAGCTTCCCCGGTACACCCGGATCAGCCGCCGGATCGTCATGGTGGCGGTGATCGGCGCCGTCGCCGGATTCCTGACGAATCAGTACGCGCTGACAGTGCGCTTCGTGCCGAGCGGAGGCATGTCACCGACCATGCTGATCGGCGAACGGTTCCTGATCGACAAGCTCGGTCACCGGCTCGCCGGCATCGACCACGGCGACATCGTCCTGGTGTCGATGCCGGCCGAGGCCGGATCGCCGTCCTGGACCACCGTCAAGCGGGTCGTCGGGCTGCCCGGCGACACCATCGAGTGCCGCGACGGCAAGGTGTTCCGCAACGGCCGGCCGGTGGATGAGCCCTATCTGCCCGCGGATCCGCGGGCCGCGCGGACCGACTGCCGCACCACCACCGTGCCCGACGGCTTCCTCTACCTTCTCGGTGACCACCGGGAGGTGTCCCGCGATTCCCGCGACGACGTCGCCTACCGTCAGGACACCGTGGAAGGTCGGGTGCTCGTGCAGTTGTGGCCGTCCACCGAATGA
- a CDS encoding Xaa-Pro dipeptidyl-peptidase gives MRTFRGGARLLAAACAVITVLSPAAVATAAQPSAGPRGTEPVYDYSQAIRERVWVQVPVDSDADGRPDRVAVRIIRPRETGDTRKIPVIFQPSPYYAGLNDVPNHDDIDRDGAAARRSAAAGRDRAAETIVFSGYLDNYFVPRGYAVAYADSLGTGGSTGCPTSGGRNETLGMKAVIDWLNGRAPGFDESGAPALASWSTGRTGMIGVSYNGTLPNAVAATGVRGLETIVPIAAISRWYDYYRANGGVVAPGGFQGEDTDVLAKAVLTRENPETCAGVMAGLEREQDRETGDHSRFWAERDYLRDAAKVRASVLLVHGLHDDNVRTQQAGQWWDALARRGVPRKIWWHQAGHTDPFHVRRDAWLATLHRWFDQWLYRIDTGIMREPMADVEVAPGQWRTATTWPVSGTASSALALGGPAADGRVGTLQPWPAPAGARQTFVDEPSRTAEDLVAQELGADPNRLSYLSAPLEKEARLSGTPEITIRADLAGKSPYLTALLVDYGTADRFAGIRTVPGQQDCIGPGIPEDPGCFNRREYVTEQTPFEIVSRGWLDVRNRLSPSHSRPIEAGKAYTFRWNLQTQDHVFASGHRIGLVLISTDRDHTLRYPAGTEVGVRLGVSKVLLPLAG, from the coding sequence ATGCGAACTTTCCGGGGTGGGGCGCGGCTGCTGGCCGCCGCCTGCGCCGTCATCACCGTTCTCTCCCCGGCGGCGGTCGCCACCGCCGCGCAGCCGTCCGCCGGGCCCCGCGGCACCGAGCCCGTCTACGACTACAGCCAGGCCATCCGCGAGCGGGTGTGGGTGCAGGTGCCGGTCGACAGCGACGCCGACGGCCGGCCCGACCGCGTCGCGGTGCGCATCATCCGGCCCCGCGAGACCGGCGACACCCGCAAGATCCCCGTGATCTTCCAGCCCAGCCCCTACTACGCCGGGCTCAACGACGTACCCAATCACGACGACATCGACCGCGACGGCGCCGCCGCCCGCCGCAGCGCGGCCGCCGGTAGGGACCGGGCGGCCGAGACCATCGTCTTCTCCGGCTACCTCGACAACTACTTCGTGCCCCGCGGCTACGCGGTCGCCTACGCCGACAGCCTCGGCACCGGCGGCTCGACCGGCTGCCCGACCTCCGGCGGACGCAACGAGACGCTCGGCATGAAGGCCGTGATCGACTGGCTCAACGGGCGCGCCCCGGGCTTCGACGAGTCCGGCGCCCCGGCCCTCGCCTCGTGGTCCACCGGCCGCACCGGGATGATCGGCGTGTCGTACAACGGCACCCTGCCCAACGCGGTGGCCGCGACCGGCGTGCGCGGGCTCGAGACGATCGTCCCGATCGCCGCCATCTCCCGCTGGTACGACTACTACCGCGCCAACGGCGGCGTCGTGGCGCCCGGCGGCTTCCAGGGCGAGGACACCGACGTCCTGGCCAAGGCGGTGCTCACCCGCGAGAACCCCGAGACCTGTGCGGGCGTGATGGCCGGCCTGGAGCGCGAGCAGGACCGCGAGACCGGCGACCACAGCCGCTTCTGGGCCGAGCGGGACTACCTTCGCGACGCCGCCAAGGTGCGCGCCAGCGTGCTGCTGGTGCACGGCCTGCACGACGACAACGTCCGCACGCAGCAGGCCGGCCAGTGGTGGGACGCCCTCGCCCGCCGCGGTGTGCCCCGCAAGATCTGGTGGCACCAGGCCGGCCACACCGACCCGTTCCACGTCCGGCGCGATGCGTGGCTCGCCACCCTGCACCGCTGGTTCGACCAGTGGCTCTACCGCATCGACACCGGCATCATGCGCGAGCCGATGGCGGACGTCGAGGTGGCACCCGGCCAGTGGCGCACGGCCACGACCTGGCCGGTGTCCGGCACGGCGTCGTCGGCCCTCGCCCTCGGCGGCCCCGCGGCGGACGGACGGGTGGGCACCCTGCAGCCGTGGCCGGCCCCGGCCGGTGCCAGGCAGACCTTCGTGGACGAGCCGTCGCGCACCGCCGAGGATCTGGTCGCGCAGGAGCTCGGCGCGGACCCGAACCGGCTGTCCTATCTCTCCGCGCCGCTGGAGAAGGAGGCCCGCCTCTCCGGCACTCCCGAGATCACGATCCGCGCCGACCTCGCCGGCAAGTCGCCGTACCTGACGGCGCTGCTGGTCGACTACGGCACGGCCGACCGCTTCGCGGGCATCCGGACGGTGCCCGGCCAACAGGACTGCATCGGCCCGGGCATCCCCGAGGACCCGGGCTGCTTCAACCGCCGTGAGTACGTGACCGAGCAGACCCCGTTCGAGATCGTCAGCCGCGGCTGGCTCGACGTCCGCAACCGGCTGTCACCGTCGCACAGCAGGCCGATCGAGGCGGGCAAGGCGTACACATTCCGCTGGAACCTGCAGACGCAGGACCACGTGTTCGCCTCCGGCCACCGCATCGGGCTCGTGCTGATCTCGACGGATCGCGACCACACCCTGCGCTACCCGGCCGGCACCGAGGTCGGCGTCCGCCTGGGCGTCTCCAAGGTGCTGCTGCCCCTGGCCGGCTGA
- a CDS encoding cyclic-phosphate processing receiver domain-containing protein, which produces MLPVVLIDDLRSFVDGRAAHVARSSAAGIDLLQRYRAQRLAELWLDHDLGGDDTIWPVVELLEQAAFEGSPFDIGTVYIHSANPPGAARIMQVLQRWGYVVRLSSGSPHVGYRVEAQ; this is translated from the coding sequence ATGCTGCCCGTGGTTCTGATCGACGATCTCCGTTCGTTCGTTGACGGCCGGGCGGCGCATGTGGCGCGTAGCAGCGCGGCGGGGATTGACTTACTGCAGCGTTACCGCGCCCAGCGGTTGGCCGAGTTGTGGCTGGACCACGACCTGGGTGGGGACGACACGATCTGGCCGGTCGTCGAGCTGCTCGAGCAGGCAGCGTTCGAAGGGAGTCCCTTCGACATCGGAACCGTCTACATCCATTCGGCGAACCCACCGGGCGCCGCCAGGATCATGCAGGTCCTGCAGCGCTGGGGTTACGTGGTCCGCCTGTCGTCTGGTTCACCGCATGTGGGCTACCGAGTCGAGGCGCAGTAG